The Vibrio aerogenes nucleotide sequence TTGTTGATACAGCGGTTAGCTATTATGCCAGTGAATCAGTAACTATAAATGCCCGTATTGATAATCTCTTTGATAAAGAATATGAAACAGCGAAAGGGTATGTATCTCCTGAACGTGCATACTATCTGAACATTCGATATCAATTTTAGAATTGAATGAATCATATATTATCTCTGGTAGCGCAGTTATGCACTGCACTACCAGCTTTATATAAGCTGTGCCCCCTTTCTTTAACTTTTACCCCGATATGCCCTGAGAGGCGTTGTCATTTTTTTACTTAAGCGTATTATTCGCGGATAAGTTGTTATATAAATCAGTTTAATATCGTGTCCACATTGGCATCTAACATTCTTATTTTTGATTCCGGAGTCGGTGGATTGTCCGTCTACCAGGAAATCTATCAGCTGTTGCCGCAACATAATTATATTTACCTGTTCGATAATGAGGCCTATCCCTATGGGGAATTACCATCCTCGGTTTTATTGCAACGTGTCGGGTTACTCATTGGCAATATGGTTCGAAGCCATGATATCGATATTGTTATTATTGCCTGTAATACGGCAAGTACGATTGTACTGCCGTCTCTGAGAACGATGCTAAGTATTCCCGTAGTGGGGGTTGTGCCAGCTATCAAGCCTGCTTGCCTGCTTGCCAGGCATCGTGTCGGTCTTATCGCAACGCCTGCGACGGTTAACAGGCAGTATACCTCGGACTTAATCAATGATTTTTCATCCGGAAAAGAAGTGATCAGGCTGGGTTCGACCACATTGGTTGATATTGCAGAGAATAAGATGAGAGGAGAGACTATTGATATTGATGAGATACAAAAAGTTCTCCAGCCTGTAATCAACCAAATTGATGTTGCTGTTTTAGGGTGTACCCATTTCCCATTGATCAGAGATGAAATTCAGACTGTATTGGGCAGCGAGACACTCCTGATTGATTCTGGTTATGCGATT carries:
- the murI gene encoding glutamate racemase, which gives rise to MVSTLASNILIFDSGVGGLSVYQEIYQLLPQHNYIYLFDNEAYPYGELPSSVLLQRVGLLIGNMVRSHDIDIVIIACNTASTIVLPSLRTMLSIPVVGVVPAIKPACLLARHRVGLIATPATVNRQYTSDLINDFSSGKEVIRLGSTTLVDIAENKMRGETIDIDEIQKVLQPVINQIDVAVLGCTHFPLIRDEIQTVLGSETLLIDSGYAIAKRVEGLLQSRISRHRSQHFLMYASATPNNPGALEETVRQLGFNRIQLIPAT